The Flavobacteriales bacterium genome includes a window with the following:
- the rpmF gene encoding 50S ribosomal protein L32, with product MAHPKRKISKTRRDKRRTHYKAEAPTVATCPTTGESHLYHRAYWHEGKMYYKGRVVMEA from the coding sequence ATGGCACATCCAAAACGAAAAATATCGAAAACGAGAAGAGATAAAAGAAGAACTCACTACAAGGCAGAGGCTCCTACTGTAGCCACTTGTCCTACAACAGGTGAGTCGCATTTATACCACCGTGCATATTGGCATGAAGGGAAAATGTATTACAAAGGTAGAGTAGTAATGGAAGCATAA
- a CDS encoding phospho-sugar mutase, whose amino-acid sequence MNQEIINQAIANAKTWQEADLSPEINEYIAKGLESLDKDFIESFYQEMAFGTGGMRGIMGVGSNRINIYTLGAATQALAQVILASNKNASVAIAFDSRNNSQFFAEKLADILSANGVRAYIFEAIRPTPQLSFAVREKGCDAGIVITASHNPPEYNGYKVYGSDGCQIVAPFDKTLIDRVRKTSFQEILWDRNEELVTYMGAQEDQEYYDAIKGLSLSQDLVAKFKEEAVVYTGLHGTGAIATKKAMQNWGFNNIIEVAEQGTPDGNFPTVKSPNPEEPEALEMAINLAKEKGVELVMGTDPDSDRVGIAVRDSEGKYILLNGNQTASLLFYYMLENTKFQGNEFIAKTVVTSDILDRIGEHYGIEVVNTLTGFKHIGTAIREREGSKKYIVGGEESYGYLIGDLVRDKDAISSCCMIAEAFVWAKSQGKSLLELLEEVHCKFGFYQESLNALTKKGIDGAQEIKILVENYRNNPMESIAGEKIVSVIDYGSATKKNLLTGEEEKVALPKSNFMQFITERDSKITVRPSGTEPKIKYYISVCEKDFSDYQSTQEKLNQKIQEIKKELGLA is encoded by the coding sequence ATGAATCAAGAGATTATCAATCAGGCAATCGCAAATGCTAAAACTTGGCAAGAGGCAGATTTGAGCCCTGAGATCAACGAATATATTGCAAAAGGACTAGAAAGCTTAGATAAAGATTTTATTGAGTCTTTTTATCAAGAAATGGCTTTTGGAACTGGTGGAATGCGTGGAATTATGGGTGTAGGTTCAAACAGAATCAATATTTATACCCTAGGTGCTGCTACTCAAGCTTTGGCTCAAGTGATTTTAGCATCCAATAAGAATGCCTCTGTAGCTATTGCTTTTGATAGTAGAAACAACTCACAATTTTTTGCTGAGAAATTAGCAGATATTTTATCGGCAAACGGAGTAAGAGCTTATATCTTTGAAGCAATTCGCCCTACGCCGCAACTTTCGTTTGCTGTGAGAGAGAAAGGCTGTGATGCAGGAATTGTAATTACCGCTTCACATAATCCGCCAGAGTATAACGGATACAAAGTATATGGTTCTGATGGTTGCCAAATTGTAGCTCCTTTTGACAAAACTTTAATTGATCGTGTTAGAAAAACCAGTTTTCAAGAAATTCTTTGGGATAGAAATGAAGAATTGGTGACTTATATGGGTGCTCAAGAGGATCAAGAATATTATGACGCTATAAAAGGACTTTCTTTAAGTCAAGATTTGGTGGCTAAATTCAAAGAAGAAGCCGTAGTTTATACAGGTTTACATGGAACAGGAGCAATCGCTACAAAGAAAGCTATGCAAAATTGGGGTTTCAATAATATTATTGAAGTCGCTGAGCAAGGTACTCCTGATGGAAATTTTCCAACAGTAAAATCCCCAAACCCCGAAGAACCAGAAGCCTTAGAAATGGCAATTAATCTTGCAAAAGAAAAAGGTGTAGAGCTTGTGATGGGAACAGATCCAGATTCTGACCGTGTAGGGATTGCGGTGAGAGATTCTGAGGGTAAATATATCCTCCTAAATGGGAATCAAACAGCTTCTTTATTATTCTACTATATGCTAGAAAATACCAAATTCCAAGGAAATGAGTTTATCGCCAAAACAGTAGTGACCTCTGATATTTTGGATAGAATAGGAGAGCATTATGGAATTGAAGTAGTGAACACCCTCACTGGTTTTAAACATATCGGAACGGCTATTCGTGAGCGAGAAGGAAGTAAAAAATACATTGTAGGAGGTGAAGAGTCTTATGGATACCTCATTGGAGATTTAGTGAGAGACAAAGACGCCATCAGTTCTTGCTGTATGATTGCCGAAGCTTTTGTTTGGGCAAAAAGCCAAGGAAAAAGCCTTTTGGAATTATTGGAAGAAGTGCATTGTAAATTTGGCTTCTATCAAGAATCTTTAAATGCATTGACAAAAAAAGGAATTGATGGAGCTCAAGAAATAAAAATCTTGGTAGAAAACTACCGAAACAACCCAATGGAAAGCATTGCTGGGGAAAAAATAGTGTCGGTAATAGATTATGGTTCTGCAACCAAAAAAAATCTACTCACAGGTGAAGAAGAAAAAGTAGCTTTGCCAAAATCGAATTTCATGCAGTTTATTACTGAAAGAGATAGTAAAATTACGGTGAGACCTTCGGGAACAGAGCCAAAAATTAAATACTATATTTCGGTTTGTGAAAAAGATTTTTCAGATTATCAATCAACTCAAGAAAAACTCAACCAGAAAATTCAAGAAATTAAAAAAGAACTTGGATTAGCTTAA
- the purD gene encoding phosphoribosylamine--glycine ligase, translating into MNVLILGSGGRECAFSWKLSQSPKLSQLFIAPGNAGTSAYGQNVDLKETDFEAIKTFVIQNDIKMVVVGPEAPLVEGIHDFFAEEEDLKNITVIGPKKAGAELEGSKDFAKEFMAKHHIPTARYKTFNAENLEEGYTFLESLKAPYVLKADGLAAGKGVLILDNLDTAKTELKTMIADAKFGEASAKVVIEEFLDGIELSCFALTDGSDYVLLPNAKDYKRIGEGDTGLNTGGMGAISPVPFASEEFMAKIESKVVRPTIEGLKKDQLDYQGFVFFGLIKVGEEPFVIEYNVRMGDPETEVVLPRIESDLLELFEAVGNKNLASKEIQITDKSATTVMLVSGGYPEAYEKGKEMKGLNEVENSILFHAGTKEDNGKVVTSGGRVMAITSYGENFREALKQSYTNAEKVDFDGVYYRKDLGFDL; encoded by the coding sequence ATGAACGTACTCATATTAGGATCTGGAGGAAGAGAATGTGCTTTTAGCTGGAAACTTAGCCAAAGCCCAAAACTCTCTCAACTTTTTATTGCACCTGGAAATGCAGGAACCTCTGCTTATGGTCAAAATGTAGATTTGAAAGAAACGGATTTCGAAGCAATCAAAACATTTGTTATCCAAAACGATATCAAAATGGTAGTGGTAGGTCCCGAAGCGCCACTTGTGGAAGGGATTCACGATTTTTTTGCTGAAGAAGAAGACTTGAAGAATATCACAGTCATTGGACCTAAAAAAGCAGGAGCAGAACTAGAGGGATCAAAGGATTTTGCCAAAGAATTTATGGCAAAACACCATATTCCTACAGCTCGATACAAGACTTTTAACGCAGAAAATTTAGAAGAAGGTTATACCTTCCTAGAGAGTCTAAAAGCACCTTATGTGCTCAAAGCAGATGGACTTGCAGCAGGAAAAGGAGTACTTATTTTAGATAATTTGGATACGGCCAAAACAGAGCTGAAAACAATGATTGCTGATGCTAAATTTGGTGAAGCAAGTGCCAAGGTAGTGATCGAAGAATTTTTAGATGGAATCGAACTTTCTTGTTTTGCACTTACAGATGGTTCAGATTATGTTTTGCTTCCAAATGCCAAGGATTATAAAAGAATTGGAGAAGGAGATACAGGACTTAATACTGGAGGTATGGGAGCTATTTCACCAGTGCCTTTTGCCTCAGAAGAGTTTATGGCAAAAATAGAATCTAAAGTAGTGCGTCCCACTATTGAAGGTCTTAAAAAAGATCAGTTAGATTATCAAGGATTTGTCTTTTTTGGTTTGATAAAAGTAGGAGAAGAGCCTTTTGTTATTGAATATAATGTTCGTATGGGAGATCCCGAAACAGAGGTTGTTTTACCAAGAATAGAAAGTGATCTATTAGAACTTTTTGAAGCCGTAGGAAATAAAAATCTTGCATCAAAAGAGATACAAATTACAGATAAGAGTGCCACAACTGTGATGCTTGTTTCTGGAGGATATCCCGAAGCTTATGAGAAAGGTAAGGAAATGAAAGGACTAAACGAAGTGGAAAATTCGATCCTTTTTCATGCAGGAACAAAAGAGGATAATGGGAAAGTGGTAACAAGTGGTGGACGTGTGATGGCTATTACTTCTTACGGAGAAAACTTTAGAGAAGCACTAAAACAATCGTATACGAATGCCGAAAAAGTAGATTTCGATGGAGTATACTATCGTAAAGATCTAGGTTTCGATTTATAA
- a CDS encoding ketoacyl-ACP synthase III translates to MTKIRAAITAVGGYLPEYVLTNKELENMVDTSDEWIKTRTGISERRILKGEGLGTSDMGAKAVEDLLEKRGISAEEIDLIICGTVTPDMVFPATANIIADKVGAKNAFSFDIGAACSGFLFSLQTAAQYVETGRYKKVVVVGADKMSSIVDYEDRATCVIFGDGAGAVLLEANEEGYGIQDAILKTDGAGRKHLHQKAGGSVKPASLETVQNKEHYIYQEGQTVFKFAVTNMADVSAELMEKNNLTGDDVDWLVPHQANLRIIDATQRRMGLDKDKVMINIQRYGNTTSGTLPLCLWDWQDKLKKGDNIVLAAFGGGFTWGALYLKWAYDPKN, encoded by the coding sequence ATGACAAAAATTAGAGCAGCTATTACCGCCGTAGGAGGTTATTTACCTGAATATGTTCTTACTAACAAAGAACTAGAAAACATGGTAGATACTTCTGATGAGTGGATTAAAACCCGTACAGGAATTTCTGAAAGAAGAATTCTAAAAGGAGAAGGACTCGGAACTTCTGATATGGGAGCTAAAGCCGTGGAAGATTTATTAGAAAAAAGAGGAATTTCAGCAGAAGAAATCGATTTGATTATTTGCGGTACAGTAACTCCTGATATGGTTTTCCCTGCAACAGCAAATATCATTGCAGATAAAGTAGGCGCCAAAAATGCCTTTAGTTTTGATATAGGTGCCGCATGTTCTGGATTTCTTTTCTCTCTTCAAACAGCCGCACAATATGTAGAAACAGGACGCTATAAAAAAGTAGTAGTCGTGGGTGCAGATAAAATGAGCTCTATTGTAGATTATGAAGATCGAGCAACTTGTGTTATCTTTGGAGATGGAGCAGGAGCTGTTTTGTTAGAGGCTAATGAAGAAGGATATGGAATTCAAGATGCCATTCTTAAAACAGATGGAGCAGGTAGAAAACACCTTCATCAAAAAGCTGGAGGATCTGTAAAACCTGCTAGCCTAGAAACTGTACAAAATAAAGAACACTATATTTACCAAGAAGGTCAAACCGTTTTTAAATTTGCCGTAACCAATATGGCAGATGTATCGGCTGAACTCATGGAAAAGAATAACCTAACTGGAGATGATGTTGATTGGCTCGTTCCGCATCAAGCAAACCTAAGAATTATCGATGCTACGCAGAGAAGAATGGGGCTTGACAAAGACAAAGTAATGATCAATATCCAGCGCTATGGTAATACCACATCAGGGACACTCCCACTATGTTTATGGGATTGGCAAGATAAACTCAAAAAAGGAGACAATATTGTTTTGGCTGCTTTTGGAGGTGGATTTACTTGGGGAGCACTCTATTTAAAATGGGCCTATGACCCAAAAAACTAA
- a CDS encoding TonB-dependent receptor, translating to MNTKYIIAIIVLMAQFGLAAQDLKSLTLQDSETGNIITQATFEYGNQKGISDENGRFKINFDTKTLLQISHVVYGVNEYQPKEVKVFLEKGIILLTAKQENLYPVTVLSLRPKARKHEVLKLQSVDKLAFDGAEILKKSAVISGIKKSGSYGFDPVFRGFKYDQINIVTQGCQTASAACPNRMDPPTSQMSPNMIDRVEILKGPYALRFGTGLGATINYITKKGQFTPEMKWNGRASLGYQSNGNGLRSEISTGFSTKNIHLNFFGAFSKGDDYTDGRGEEVRSGYQRASYGLKGDFKLSSAHEIGLLASNNRASDVDFVALPMDLRSDDTWMLNLEHRWAFSGRKLQNWKTNIYASLVDHLMDNHGNITKMSMVKAHTDAHTKNIGFRTEGTWKTTNGKWFGGADTRWENIAGTRFREMLMGPKKGKIMKDNVWQNGSILRSAIFVEYQGKQDVWEYVLSSRLAFNQSDANELAASFKNRFPEGVKEKQINPNISLGVHYSLNDYSKFSLWMAHVQRSGSITERFINSFPVGNDPYELVGNPIIKPEKNKQIDFGYEYQTEKTAIGATIYASYLSDYISSIIDPKLKPVMKMSPGVRVFSNIDQALRTGFEIQWKQALMENVHQEIQLAYTYGKDVNTDEALPEIAPLDMRYQLGAELMKGKIIPSLELRYVADQKRIATAFGETKTPSFFLMNLAVEYLPFKNARLKLGVDNLFNTAYYEHLNRSVRGTNNLSIYDMGRNIHAAFSYRF from the coding sequence ATGAACACAAAATATATAATTGCCATTATCGTTCTTATGGCACAGTTTGGGCTTGCAGCTCAAGATTTAAAAAGCTTAACACTACAAGATTCCGAAACAGGAAATATCATCACCCAAGCCACATTTGAATATGGAAATCAAAAAGGAATTTCTGATGAAAATGGAAGGTTTAAAATTAATTTCGATACTAAAACATTACTTCAAATATCTCATGTGGTCTATGGAGTAAATGAGTATCAGCCTAAAGAAGTAAAGGTTTTTTTAGAAAAAGGAATCATATTGTTGACGGCAAAACAAGAAAACCTTTACCCCGTTACAGTTTTGTCTTTAAGACCCAAAGCAAGAAAACATGAAGTTTTAAAACTACAATCTGTGGATAAACTAGCTTTTGATGGAGCCGAGATTTTGAAAAAATCCGCTGTAATATCGGGAATCAAAAAAAGTGGAAGTTATGGGTTCGATCCTGTGTTTCGAGGATTTAAATATGATCAAATTAACATCGTAACTCAAGGGTGTCAAACAGCATCAGCAGCTTGTCCAAACAGAATGGACCCTCCAACCAGCCAGATGTCTCCAAATATGATAGACCGTGTAGAAATTCTAAAAGGACCTTATGCACTTCGTTTTGGAACAGGACTAGGGGCTACCATAAATTATATTACCAAAAAAGGACAATTTACGCCAGAAATGAAGTGGAATGGTAGAGCTTCATTGGGCTACCAAAGTAATGGAAATGGTTTAAGATCCGAAATTTCAACGGGATTTAGTACCAAGAATATTCACTTAAATTTCTTTGGAGCATTTTCAAAAGGCGATGATTATACAGATGGTAGAGGTGAAGAAGTTCGTTCTGGTTACCAAAGGGCAAGTTATGGTTTAAAAGGTGATTTTAAGCTGTCTTCGGCTCATGAAATAGGACTTTTGGCAAGCAATAATAGAGCCTCAGATGTCGATTTTGTAGCACTTCCTATGGATTTAAGATCAGATGATACTTGGATGCTTAATCTGGAACATCGATGGGCTTTTTCGGGTAGAAAATTACAAAATTGGAAGACGAATATTTATGCATCGCTAGTAGATCATTTAATGGATAACCATGGGAATATTACTAAAATGAGTATGGTGAAAGCACATACGGATGCTCATACAAAGAATATTGGTTTTAGAACAGAAGGAACTTGGAAAACAACGAACGGAAAATGGTTTGGAGGTGCTGATACAAGATGGGAAAATATAGCAGGTACTCGTTTTAGAGAAATGCTCATGGGACCCAAGAAAGGCAAAATCATGAAAGATAATGTTTGGCAAAATGGAAGCATTTTGCGTTCAGCTATTTTTGTAGAATATCAAGGGAAACAAGACGTTTGGGAATATGTGTTGTCATCGAGACTAGCTTTTAATCAATCGGATGCAAATGAACTTGCGGCTTCTTTCAAAAATCGTTTTCCAGAAGGAGTGAAGGAAAAACAAATTAATCCAAATATCTCATTAGGAGTTCATTATTCTTTAAATGATTATTCAAAGTTTAGTCTTTGGATGGCTCATGTTCAGCGTTCTGGTTCTATCACCGAGCGTTTTATTAACTCTTTTCCTGTAGGAAATGATCCTTATGAACTTGTTGGAAATCCTATTATTAAACCTGAAAAAAATAAACAAATAGATTTCGGATACGAGTATCAAACAGAAAAAACAGCTATTGGAGCAACAATTTATGCTTCCTATTTATCAGATTATATTTCCTCAATAATAGATCCTAAGTTGAAACCTGTGATGAAAATGAGCCCTGGGGTTCGAGTATTTTCCAATATTGATCAAGCTCTAAGAACAGGTTTTGAGATTCAATGGAAACAAGCTTTGATGGAAAATGTGCATCAAGAAATTCAATTGGCATATACGTATGGAAAAGACGTAAATACTGATGAGGCTTTGCCAGAAATTGCACCTTTAGATATGCGTTATCAACTTGGGGCAGAATTGATGAAGGGGAAAATAATTCCTTCTTTGGAGCTGCGTTATGTTGCTGATCAGAAAAGAATAGCTACTGCATTTGGAGAAACAAAAACGCCTTCTTTTTTTCTAATGAATTTGGCGGTGGAATATCTACCTTTTAAAAATGCACGACTAAAATTGGGTGTCGATAATTTATTTAATACAGCGTATTATGAACATCTAAATAGATCGGTGCGTGGAACAAATAATTTATCCATTTATGATATGGGAAGAAACATTCATGCTGCTTTTAGTTATAGATTTTAG
- the plsX gene encoding phosphate acyltransferase PlsX yields MPSRIQIGIDAMGGDFAPKCVIEGALLAMKQLPKEVEIVLFGQEERILQSISELNITSHPFSIVHCDEIIEMSEHPAKAIAKKQKSSIALGFHYLKSGKINSFASAGNSGAMLVGGYYSVKAIPGVIRPCISVSIPLYDGRKAVLLDVGVNVDCKPDVLEQFGILGSLYAEHILGVQKPKVALLNIGEEAEKGNQLTQSTYSLLKDHKMINFIGNIEGRDILFTEADVIVTDGFTGNVVLKQLEGMYTLTKKLKFEDSYLDEFNYEKYGGTPVLGMNSNVLIGHGISNDIAIKNMLLHSYELVSANLEEKIKDAFKL; encoded by the coding sequence ATGCCATCAAGAATACAAATCGGAATTGACGCAATGGGAGGTGACTTTGCCCCTAAGTGCGTCATTGAGGGAGCTTTACTAGCCATGAAACAATTACCCAAAGAGGTAGAAATTGTTCTATTTGGGCAAGAAGAGCGTATTCTTCAGTCTATTTCCGAACTCAATATTACTTCGCATCCATTTTCTATTGTCCATTGTGATGAGATTATCGAAATGAGCGAACACCCCGCCAAAGCCATTGCTAAGAAACAAAAATCTAGCATTGCTCTTGGTTTTCACTATCTAAAATCTGGAAAGATTAACTCCTTTGCAAGTGCCGGAAACTCTGGAGCTATGCTGGTGGGAGGATACTATTCTGTAAAAGCCATTCCAGGTGTCATTCGTCCATGTATTTCTGTATCAATCCCTCTTTATGACGGCCGAAAAGCGGTATTGCTTGACGTTGGAGTAAATGTGGATTGCAAACCCGATGTTCTTGAACAATTCGGGATTCTTGGTTCTCTTTATGCAGAACATATTTTAGGAGTACAAAAACCTAAAGTAGCATTACTCAATATTGGAGAAGAAGCCGAAAAAGGAAATCAATTGACACAAAGTACCTATTCTCTATTAAAAGATCATAAAATGATCAACTTTATAGGAAATATAGAAGGTAGAGATATACTTTTTACAGAAGCAGACGTTATTGTTACTGATGGGTTTACTGGAAATGTTGTATTAAAACAACTTGAAGGTATGTACACTTTAACAAAAAAACTTAAATTCGAAGATTCTTATCTAGATGAATTCAATTACGAGAAATATGGAGGGACTCCTGTTTTGGGTATGAATTCAAATGTTTTGATAGGACATGGGATATCTAATGATATTGCCATCAAAAATATGCTATTACACTCCTATGAATTAGTCTCGGCTAATTTGGAAGAGAAAATTAAAGACGCTTTTAAATTATGA
- a CDS encoding inorganic phosphate transporter — MTREEQLEFCKKCTNRAFSIDTGIICKLTKEPANFENSCPNFNVDNSAIPLDDKENIQVGNAHARLSKDEIFKLKNDQNLPMGILAAFIAGLIGAAIWGFITVKTGYQIGYMAIGIGALVGLSMRYFGKGIDQIFGISGGIIAFLSVAIGNFLSIIGLFAKDAGVPFFEILNSFDYAYLPEIMKESFQFMDIVFYGIAIYEGYNFSFLNLEPETDDEE, encoded by the coding sequence ATGACAAGAGAAGAACAATTAGAATTTTGCAAAAAATGTACTAACCGAGCCTTCAGTATCGATACGGGCATTATCTGCAAATTGACAAAAGAACCCGCAAATTTTGAGAATTCTTGCCCGAATTTTAATGTCGATAACAGTGCGATTCCTTTAGACGACAAAGAGAATATTCAAGTAGGAAATGCACATGCACGACTCTCTAAAGATGAAATTTTTAAACTCAAAAATGATCAAAATTTACCTATGGGAATTCTCGCAGCTTTTATTGCGGGTCTTATTGGAGCGGCAATTTGGGGTTTTATCACCGTTAAAACAGGCTATCAAATAGGTTATATGGCTATCGGTATCGGAGCTTTAGTGGGACTCTCCATGAGATATTTTGGAAAAGGAATTGATCAAATTTTTGGAATCTCGGGTGGAATTATTGCTTTTTTAAGTGTAGCAATAGGTAATTTCCTTAGCATTATCGGTTTATTTGCAAAAGATGCAGGTGTACCATTTTTCGAGATCCTTAATTCTTTTGACTATGCTTATCTTCCTGAAATTATGAAAGAAAGTTTTCAATTTATGGACATCGTATTTTATGGAATTGCCATATATGAAGGGTATAATTTTTCGTTTCTAAATCTAGAACCAGAAACTGATGACGAAGAATAA
- the accB gene encoding acetyl-CoA carboxylase biotin carboxyl carrier protein, translating into MTLKEIQDLIKFVAKSGATEVSLELEDLKLNIKTGGKKKNGEPAATIVQQIPVAAAPQAVQAPVQAIAPAAPVAETPAAPVESKDDESKFLTIKSPIIGTFYRKPSPDKDAFASVGDTVKAGDVVCIVEAMKLFNEIESEVSGKIVKVLVDDMSPVEFDQPLFLVDPS; encoded by the coding sequence ATGACACTGAAAGAAATTCAAGACCTTATTAAATTCGTTGCCAAATCTGGAGCAACTGAAGTATCTCTAGAATTAGAAGATCTTAAATTAAACATTAAAACAGGTGGGAAAAAGAAAAATGGTGAGCCAGCAGCTACCATTGTTCAACAAATTCCTGTAGCAGCTGCTCCACAAGCAGTTCAAGCCCCAGTTCAAGCTATAGCTCCAGCAGCACCCGTAGCTGAAACACCAGCTGCACCAGTAGAATCAAAAGATGATGAATCTAAATTCTTAACTATAAAATCACCAATTATCGGTACTTTCTACCGCAAACCATCGCCAGACAAAGATGCATTTGCTTCTGTAGGTGATACCGTGAAAGCAGGTGACGTAGTATGTATTGTTGAGGCTATGAAACTATTCAACGAAATTGAATCTGAAGTTTCTGGAAAGATCGTAAAAGTATTGGTTGACGATATGTCTCCAGTAGAATTTGATCAACCACTTTTCTTGGTTGACCCATCATAG
- a CDS encoding DUF177 domain-containing protein — protein sequence MEEKKMIIEFTGLKLGKHEYKFQIPRDFFQESSYNEITLIQGDVIVSFDKRENMMELEAHFDLIYEFPCDRCGEDYQHPMQFEEKVIYKIGDEAQSTDEIINIGKNDYQIILDNLFFEWLIINLPMQRVHPDKEDGSEGCPAELLEKLEQVLGSETYEEEQIDERWSALKDLLTKK from the coding sequence ATGGAAGAGAAAAAGATGATCATTGAGTTTACAGGGCTAAAACTTGGTAAGCATGAGTACAAATTTCAGATTCCAAGAGATTTTTTTCAAGAGAGCTCCTATAATGAAATCACTCTTATACAAGGAGATGTGATTGTTTCTTTTGATAAAAGAGAAAACATGATGGAGTTAGAGGCTCATTTTGATTTAATCTATGAGTTTCCTTGTGACCGTTGCGGTGAGGATTATCAACATCCGATGCAATTTGAGGAAAAAGTGATCTATAAAATAGGTGACGAAGCCCAAAGCACAGATGAAATCATCAATATCGGCAAAAATGATTATCAAATTATCTTAGATAATTTGTTTTTTGAATGGTTGATTATTAATTTGCCTATGCAAAGGGTTCATCCAGACAAAGAAGATGGTAGCGAAGGTTGCCCCGCAGAATTATTAGAAAAACTTGAGCAAGTATTAGGCTCAGAAACATACGAAGAAGAGCAGATTGATGAAAGATGGTCTGCTTTAAAGGATTTACTAACAAAGAAATAA